Proteins from a genomic interval of Chryseobacterium indologenes:
- a CDS encoding TraR/DksA family transcriptional regulator: MSDERVRYSDADLQEFKAIIKDKIEKAEKDLQLIRESFINDQNNGTDDTSPTFKAFEEGAETLSKEQNSILAGRQEKFVRDLKNALIRIENKTYGVCRVTGKLIPKERLLAVPHATLSIEAKNMQK, from the coding sequence ATGTCAGACGAAAGAGTTAGATACAGCGATGCTGATTTACAGGAATTTAAAGCGATCATAAAAGACAAAATAGAAAAAGCAGAAAAAGATCTTCAGCTGATCAGAGAAAGTTTCATTAATGACCAGAACAATGGTACAGATGATACTTCACCTACATTCAAAGCCTTTGAGGAGGGTGCTGAAACACTAAGCAAAGAGCAGAATTCTATTTTAGCAGGAAGACAGGAAAAATTCGTGCGTGATCTTAAGAATGCATTAATCAGAATCGAAAATAAAACGTACGGTGTTTGCCGAGTAACAGGGAAATTAATTCCTAAGGAAAGACTTTTAGCCGTTCCTCACGCGACGCTAAGCATCGAAGCGAAAAATATGCAAAAATAA
- a CDS encoding rhomboid family protein, producing the protein MSEVVILIGIVAVILLFFNREWIKNRFFADKQKNYTIDDRFNSAKREREKEIDRLLGKMGKNGINDLSTTDRKRLDELSKM; encoded by the coding sequence ATGAGCGAAGTAGTCATTTTAATAGGGATCGTCGCTGTAATTTTATTGTTTTTCAACAGGGAATGGATCAAAAACCGATTCTTTGCTGATAAACAAAAAAATTATACGATTGATGACCGATTTAATTCCGCCAAACGTGAGCGGGAAAAAGAAATTGACAGACTTTTGGGTAAGATGGGCAAAAACGGCATCAATGATCTCTCGACAACCGACAGAAAAAGACTTGACGAATTGTCCAAAATGTAA
- a CDS encoding lipoprotein signal peptidase, giving the protein MKKILAITFLVLLIDQASKIYIKTHFNLDDSISVFPGFKLTFVENPGMAYGFHFGGIIGKYFLVILRVFLIGGMIYMFKKWLKEGASNYLLIPMSIIFAGAIGNLIDGMFYGMIFDSGTVYDPSIDRWIGYGGISKMVPFGHGYSTFMKGCVVDMLHFPLVDWYVPESWPVIGGKHIEFFKYIFNVADSAITVGAAFLLIFRKKLSRTVLNFK; this is encoded by the coding sequence ATGAAAAAGATATTAGCGATAACATTTTTAGTGTTGTTAATTGATCAGGCTTCAAAAATTTATATTAAAACACATTTCAACCTCGATGACAGTATCTCTGTTTTTCCTGGATTCAAACTGACTTTTGTAGAAAACCCGGGAATGGCTTACGGTTTCCATTTCGGAGGAATCATCGGGAAATATTTTCTGGTAATTTTAAGGGTTTTCCTAATCGGAGGAATGATTTATATGTTCAAAAAGTGGTTAAAAGAAGGAGCCTCCAACTATCTTCTTATTCCCATGTCTATTATTTTTGCCGGAGCTATCGGAAATCTTATCGACGGAATGTTCTATGGGATGATCTTCGACAGCGGAACTGTTTATGATCCGAGTATCGACCGATGGATTGGCTATGGAGGAATTTCCAAGATGGTTCCTTTTGGCCATGGTTATTCTACCTTTATGAAAGGATGTGTAGTAGATATGCTCCACTTCCCGCTGGTAGACTGGTATGTTCCTGAAAGCTGGCCCGTAATCGGAGGAAAACATATTGAATTTTTCAAATATATTTTCAATGTTGCCGATTCGGCAATTACTGTAGGAGCAGCCTTCCTGCTGATCTTCAGAAAAAAGCTTTCCCGAACGGTCTTGAATTTTAAATGA
- a CDS encoding YdcF family protein: MKKIINNILTFFLLLFVAGIIFIAWANYSIKKDSEAFVFYNITDVPETKTALLLGTGKTLSNGMPNTYFYNRIKAATELYKSGKIKYIIVSGDNSTKDYNEPEDMQVALVQAGVPRDHIILDHAGFRTLDSVVRAKDIFSQTRLVIISQKFHNERAVFLARKNGMEAFGYNAADVNKYAGLKTNLREYLAKAKVYWDLLFGVEPKFGGEKIVIS; this comes from the coding sequence ATGAAAAAAATCATCAACAATATTCTTACATTTTTCCTGCTTCTATTCGTTGCAGGAATTATTTTTATTGCCTGGGCAAATTACAGCATCAAAAAAGACAGTGAGGCTTTTGTTTTTTACAATATAACGGATGTGCCGGAAACCAAAACAGCATTGTTGCTCGGCACCGGAAAAACCTTAAGCAACGGAATGCCTAATACCTATTTCTACAACAGGATAAAAGCAGCGACAGAGTTGTATAAAAGCGGAAAAATAAAGTATATTATTGTAAGTGGTGATAATAGTACAAAGGATTATAATGAACCTGAAGATATGCAGGTTGCTCTCGTTCAGGCAGGAGTTCCAAGGGATCATATTATTTTAGACCATGCAGGATTCAGAACATTGGATTCTGTGGTGAGGGCTAAGGACATTTTCAGCCAGACCAGACTGGTGATTATTTCTCAGAAATTCCACAATGAAAGAGCCGTTTTTCTGGCCAGAAAAAATGGAATGGAAGCCTTCGGTTATAATGCAGCGGATGTGAATAAATATGCGGGCTTAAAAACAAATCTGAGAGAATATCTTGCTAAAGCCAAAGTGTATTGGGATCTTCTTTTTGGAGTGGAACCGAAATTCGGAGGTGAGAAAATTGTTATTTCTTAA
- the trpS gene encoding tryptophan--tRNA ligase, with translation MSRILTGIQATGTPHLGNLLGAIIPAIELSKQEGNESFLFIANLHTLTQIKDAQTLRQNTYEIAAAWLACGLDTEKTFFYRQSDIAETCELSWHLSCFFPYQRLTLAHSFKDKADRLQDVNAGLFTYPILMAADILLYDAEIVPVGKDQLQHLEIARDVASRFNNQMGEVLVLPQAELQQDTKYVPGTDGRKMSKSMGNIINIFLPEKELKKQVMSIESDSKSLEEPKDPETDKTFQIYELIATPEQTEELRAKYLAGNFGYGHAKKELLDLILVRFAKEREIFSYYMTHLDELEAKLQQGAEKTRPIAMETLKRVRTSLGF, from the coding sequence ATGTCAAGAATTCTTACCGGCATTCAAGCCACCGGAACACCCCATCTTGGAAATTTGCTTGGGGCAATCATTCCTGCGATCGAACTTTCCAAGCAGGAAGGAAATGAATCATTTTTATTTATTGCGAATCTTCATACGCTGACGCAGATCAAAGATGCGCAGACATTAAGACAAAATACCTACGAGATTGCTGCGGCTTGGCTTGCTTGTGGACTAGATACTGAAAAAACATTCTTCTACAGACAAAGTGATATCGCTGAAACCTGTGAACTATCTTGGCATTTATCATGTTTTTTCCCTTATCAAAGATTAACATTGGCTCATTCATTTAAGGATAAAGCTGACCGCCTTCAGGATGTGAATGCCGGTCTGTTTACTTATCCTATTCTGATGGCTGCGGATATTTTATTATACGATGCGGAAATTGTTCCTGTAGGAAAAGATCAGCTTCAGCATCTGGAAATTGCAAGAGATGTAGCTTCCAGATTTAATAACCAAATGGGAGAAGTGCTGGTATTACCACAGGCAGAGCTTCAACAGGACACAAAATATGTACCGGGAACAGACGGGCGTAAAATGTCTAAGTCTATGGGAAATATCATCAATATTTTCTTACCTGAAAAGGAATTAAAAAAGCAGGTAATGAGTATTGAATCAGACTCCAAGTCTTTGGAAGAGCCTAAAGATCCTGAAACGGATAAGACCTTCCAGATCTATGAGCTGATTGCAACACCTGAACAAACGGAGGAGCTGAGAGCAAAATACCTTGCCGGAAACTTCGGATACGGACATGCTAAAAAAGAACTATTGGATTTGATCCTGGTTCGTTTTGCCAAAGAAAGAGAAATATTCTCCTATTACATGACACACCTGGACGAGCTGGAAGCAAAATTGCAGCAGGGAGCAGAAAAAACAAGACCAATTGCAATGGAAACTCTCAAAAGAGTAAGAACAAGCTTAGGATTTTAA
- a CDS encoding HAMP domain-containing histidine kinase — MKVSLKYYTIKYLIMILLLIIAVWAGLFYAYILDEVHDNVDDGLRDRKIQIIKAVYLNPQLLKNNEFGFNEFKINPIGSGDYQNKSRLYNKMYYMEYDDKDQPYRVLEADFIDQYKNHQRLVIRTSTVEEDELIYDLTTALIVLYILLVISIVVVNGYLLNKAMRPFYSILDKLKKYQFGVPSLQNPQSYSIKEFEELNVEIDEMIERNELVFYQQKQFIENASHELQTPLAIVINKIDLQIQNENLDEKNMNLLSEVKNDLRRMVGLNKSLLMLSKIENSQFNKTSGVDFNDLITKLVENYEDFIAFKKVNVNIIGKGFFIADFNRDLADILLSNLLKNGIKYNNENGILNIIIEDNRIIFQNSGAGIALDASKIFNRFYKQGSDHGSTGLGLSIIKTIIKQYPGWSISYEFEDAMHYFILEKNKR; from the coding sequence ATGAAAGTTTCACTAAAATACTACACGATAAAATACCTTATCATGATCCTGCTGCTGATCATTGCAGTATGGGCAGGGTTATTTTATGCTTATATCCTGGACGAAGTACATGATAATGTAGATGATGGATTGAGAGACAGGAAGATACAGATTATTAAAGCGGTGTACCTGAACCCCCAACTCTTGAAGAATAATGAATTTGGATTTAATGAATTTAAAATCAATCCTATTGGTTCCGGAGATTATCAAAATAAAAGCAGGCTCTATAATAAAATGTATTATATGGAGTACGATGACAAGGACCAGCCCTATCGTGTGCTCGAAGCAGATTTTATTGATCAGTACAAAAATCACCAGCGACTTGTCATCAGAACTTCGACCGTAGAAGAAGATGAATTGATCTATGACCTCACGACGGCTCTTATTGTGTTGTATATTCTTTTAGTCATAAGCATTGTCGTTGTCAATGGCTATCTCCTCAATAAAGCAATGAGGCCCTTCTACTCAATTTTAGATAAGCTTAAAAAATATCAGTTTGGGGTGCCTTCCCTCCAGAATCCGCAAAGTTATTCGATTAAGGAATTTGAAGAACTGAACGTAGAAATTGATGAAATGATTGAACGAAACGAACTCGTTTTTTATCAGCAGAAACAATTCATAGAAAATGCTTCCCACGAACTTCAGACTCCGCTGGCAATTGTTATTAATAAGATAGATCTGCAGATTCAAAACGAAAATCTTGATGAAAAAAACATGAACCTTCTTTCTGAAGTGAAAAATGACCTCAGAAGAATGGTGGGGCTGAATAAATCTTTACTCATGCTTTCCAAAATAGAAAACAGCCAGTTTAATAAAACCTCAGGGGTAGATTTTAATGATTTGATCACCAAACTGGTTGAAAACTATGAAGACTTCATAGCCTTTAAGAAAGTGAATGTCAATATTATAGGAAAAGGATTTTTTATTGCGGATTTTAACCGGGATCTTGCAGATATTTTGTTGTCCAATCTTCTTAAAAACGGAATAAAGTATAATAACGAAAACGGTATTCTCAATATCATCATTGAAGATAACAGGATTATCTTTCAAAACAGCGGAGCCGGAATCGCTTTAGATGCATCAAAAATATTTAACCGTTTCTATAAGCAGGGTAGTGATCATGGCTCTACCGGGCTGGGTCTTTCTATTATAAAGACGATCATCAAACAATATCCGGGCTGGAGTATTTCATACGAATTTGAAGACGCAATGCATTACTTTATTCTTGAAAAAAACAAGAGGTAA
- a CDS encoding response regulator transcription factor — protein sequence MKILIVEDEPELKNVVQKFLEAEHFIVEYADTYHSGLEKIISYEYDCILLDIMLPDGNGIDLLKEIKKMHKKDPVIILSAKDSVDDKVAGLEIGADDYLAKPFHLAELMARIKSVIRRNHQDGENIISYKNISIDPDNRKVMVAGEELLVNRKEYDLLYYFVIHPEKTLQKTTLAEAIWGDYIDQADSLDFIYSQIKNLRKKLKASNAEADFQAVYGIGYKFV from the coding sequence ATGAAGATTTTAATAGTAGAAGATGAACCGGAATTGAAGAATGTTGTACAGAAATTTCTGGAAGCGGAACATTTCATTGTGGAGTACGCCGATACCTATCATTCCGGGTTGGAAAAGATTATTTCCTATGAATATGACTGCATTTTGTTAGACATTATGCTTCCTGATGGTAACGGTATCGACCTGTTGAAAGAGATTAAAAAAATGCATAAGAAAGATCCGGTGATCATCTTATCTGCAAAAGATTCAGTAGATGATAAAGTAGCCGGATTGGAAATTGGAGCGGATGACTATCTTGCCAAACCTTTCCATCTTGCAGAATTAATGGCAAGGATCAAATCTGTGATCAGAAGGAACCATCAGGATGGCGAAAATATCATTTCCTATAAAAACATAAGCATAGACCCGGACAACAGAAAAGTAATGGTAGCAGGCGAAGAACTTCTTGTAAACCGTAAAGAATATGATCTGTTGTATTACTTTGTAATTCACCCGGAAAAAACATTGCAGAAAACTACCCTTGCAGAGGCGATTTGGGGAGATTACATCGATCAGGCAGATAGCCTGGATTTTATCTATTCACAGATTAAAAACCTTCGCAAAAAACTGAAAGCATCCAATGCGGAAGCAGATTTTCAGGCCGTGTACGGAATAGGATATAAATTTGTCTGA
- a CDS encoding PepSY-like domain-containing protein encodes MVNWSLIRSNGRKLSSAKIRKSIVSFMTKHHPCSVVQSIEKKYNAYKIELISGVSLFFDANGRFVKSN; translated from the coding sequence ATGGTCAACTGGAGCTTAATAAGAAGTAACGGAAGAAAACTGTCTTCCGCTAAGATTAGAAAAAGTATTGTGTCTTTTATGACAAAGCACCATCCGTGCAGTGTGGTTCAGTCCATTGAAAAAAAATATAATGCCTATAAAATCGAATTAATAAGTGGAGTAAGCCTGTTTTTCGATGCTAACGGACGTTTTGTAAAATCAAACTAA
- a CDS encoding PepSY-like domain-containing protein gives MKNLKKITAVFVFMFLLMGGSMSAQDRAISPNQLPKTAKNFLYAHFKGIPVSSAVEDREIYGVDEYKVYLNNGMKMEFDSNGNWKEVDGKHQKIPYGFIPASIRNYSVKNFPNTYITKVEKRDGLIRLNFPTD, from the coding sequence ATGAAAAATTTAAAGAAAATTACGGCAGTATTTGTTTTTATGTTTTTACTAATGGGAGGGTCTATGTCCGCACAGGACAGAGCAATCTCGCCGAATCAGTTGCCAAAGACAGCCAAAAACTTTTTATATGCCCATTTTAAAGGGATTCCCGTAAGCTCTGCTGTGGAAGACAGAGAAATTTATGGGGTTGATGAATATAAGGTATACCTGAACAATGGAATGAAAATGGAATTCGATAGTAACGGGAACTGGAAAGAAGTTGATGGAAAACACCAGAAAATACCTTACGGTTTTATTCCTGCTTCCATCAGAAATTATTCTGTAAAGAATTTCCCCAATACTTATATTACTAAGGTTGAAAAAAGAGATGGTCTTATAAGGCTGAACTTTCCAACGGATTAG
- a CDS encoding noncanonical pyrimidine nucleotidase, YjjG family, whose amino-acid sequence MKMQHVYFDLDNTLWDHRRNAYLTIKDLFEKQEITSKYNIDFEEFHAVYHDINEDLWEKIRDGIIGKEYLREHRFYDSFKHFGVENKELSLYFEEHFLDNIVSHNELVDGAEDILDYLKAKNYTLHIISNGFQEVTERKCTLSGIAHYFKTITSADAIGVRKPNPRIFEYSLGLSEARKEESILIGDDWIADAMGATDFGMDAIFFDVYKEDKKEPGIKAVTHLQQIKDYL is encoded by the coding sequence ATGAAAATGCAGCATGTTTATTTTGACCTGGACAATACGCTCTGGGATCATCGCAGAAACGCCTATCTGACGATCAAAGACCTTTTCGAAAAACAGGAAATAACTTCAAAATATAATATCGATTTTGAAGAGTTTCACGCTGTTTACCACGATATCAATGAAGACCTTTGGGAAAAGATAAGAGATGGAATTATAGGCAAAGAGTATTTGAGAGAACATCGGTTTTATGACTCATTCAAACATTTCGGTGTAGAAAACAAAGAACTTTCTCTTTATTTTGAGGAACATTTTCTGGATAATATTGTAAGTCATAATGAATTGGTGGACGGAGCAGAAGATATCCTTGATTATTTAAAAGCTAAAAACTATACTTTACATATCATTTCCAACGGCTTTCAGGAAGTGACTGAAAGAAAGTGTACATTATCAGGCATTGCCCATTATTTTAAAACGATTACCAGTGCAGATGCCATTGGTGTAAGAAAGCCTAATCCCAGGATTTTTGAATACTCCCTGGGACTTTCAGAGGCCAGAAAAGAAGAGAGTATTCTGATCGGTGACGACTGGATTGCCGATGCCATGGGAGCTACAGATTTTGGGATGGACGCTATCTTTTTTGATGTTTATAAAGAAGATAAAAAAGAGCCGGGGATAAAGGCTGTTACCCATTTGCAGCAAATTAAAGATTACCTGTAA
- a CDS encoding sigma-70 family RNA polymerase sigma factor, translated as MKSKSDSLLISLYQKGDEEALSTLIHRHQRELFTFIFYKINDEDLANDIFQDTFMKIIVMLKEGRYNEEGKFILWAKRISHNLIIDHFRSKAKNIKVSETTFETDEYSIFDLIREPSENIEDQMVTNQIQEDLMKMLQFLPLNQQEVIKLRFFDGLSFKEIADHTDMSINTTLGRVRYALINLRKIMDENNIILTR; from the coding sequence ATGAAATCAAAATCGGATAGTTTACTAATTTCACTTTACCAGAAAGGTGACGAAGAGGCATTGTCAACCCTTATTCATCGCCATCAGAGAGAACTTTTTACATTCATTTTTTATAAAATTAATGATGAAGATTTAGCCAACGATATTTTTCAGGATACATTCATGAAAATTATTGTAATGCTTAAAGAAGGACGCTATAACGAAGAAGGCAAATTTATTCTTTGGGCCAAAAGAATTTCTCACAATTTAATCATCGATCATTTCCGGTCAAAAGCCAAAAATATCAAAGTCTCAGAAACTACTTTTGAAACCGATGAGTATTCTATTTTTGACCTGATCAGGGAGCCTTCTGAAAATATTGAAGATCAGATGGTTACTAACCAGATCCAGGAGGATTTGATGAAAATGCTGCAATTTCTTCCACTCAATCAGCAGGAAGTGATCAAATTAAGGTTTTTTGACGGACTAAGTTTTAAAGAAATTGCAGATCATACGGATATGAGTATTAATACCACCCTTGGCCGGGTTAGATATGCACTCATCAACCTGAGAAAAATCATGGATGAAAATAATATAATATTAACCAGATAA
- a CDS encoding methionine adenosyltransferase, which translates to MSYLFTSESVSEGHPDKIADQISDALIDHFLAYDKDSKVACETLVTTGQVVLAGEVKSDAYLDVQTIAREVINGIGYTKGEYMFNGDSCGVISAIHEQSPDINQGVDRAVTDESFEAKANAQGAGDQGMMFGYATNETANYMPLALDLAHTILRELSAIRRENKEITYLRPDAKSQVTIEYSDDHKPIRIDSIVVSTQHDDFGTEEEMLNKIREDIKNILVPRVVAQQTEEIKALFNDQIKYHINPTGKFVIGGPHGDTGLTGRKIIVDTYGGKGAHGGGAFSGKDPSKVDRSAAYATRHIAKNLVAAGVADEVLVQVSYAIGVAEPCGLYINTYGTSKVDLHDGEIAKKVSAIFDLRPYAIEQNLKLRNPIYQETASYGHMGKDHYVADKTFNKGHKNEITLKDLEFFTWEKLDKVEEIKAVFGI; encoded by the coding sequence ATGTCTTATTTATTTACGTCTGAATCAGTTTCAGAAGGACATCCGGATAAAATTGCAGATCAGATTTCCGATGCATTAATCGACCATTTTTTAGCCTATGATAAAGATTCTAAAGTAGCATGCGAGACGCTTGTTACTACGGGACAGGTTGTATTGGCAGGAGAAGTAAAGTCAGATGCTTATCTTGATGTACAGACGATTGCAAGAGAGGTAATCAATGGGATCGGATATACAAAAGGGGAATATATGTTCAACGGAGATTCTTGTGGAGTGATCTCAGCGATTCACGAGCAGTCTCCTGATATCAACCAGGGAGTTGACAGAGCTGTGACAGATGAATCTTTTGAAGCGAAAGCTAATGCACAGGGAGCTGGTGACCAGGGAATGATGTTCGGTTATGCTACTAACGAGACGGCAAACTACATGCCTCTTGCACTGGATCTGGCTCATACTATTCTTAGGGAACTTTCTGCGATCAGAAGAGAAAATAAAGAAATCACTTATCTTCGTCCTGATGCAAAAAGCCAGGTAACTATTGAATATTCTGATGATCACAAACCAATCAGAATTGATTCCATCGTAGTATCTACACAACATGATGACTTCGGAACAGAAGAAGAAATGCTGAACAAGATCCGTGAGGATATCAAAAACATTCTGGTTCCAAGAGTTGTTGCACAGCAGACTGAAGAAATCAAAGCATTATTCAACGATCAGATCAAATATCACATCAATCCTACCGGTAAATTTGTAATCGGTGGTCCTCACGGGGATACCGGTCTTACAGGCAGAAAAATCATTGTTGATACCTACGGAGGAAAAGGGGCTCACGGTGGTGGTGCTTTCTCAGGAAAAGACCCTTCAAAAGTTGACAGAAGTGCTGCGTACGCAACAAGACATATTGCCAAGAACCTGGTAGCAGCTGGAGTTGCTGACGAAGTTTTAGTGCAGGTTTCTTATGCAATCGGGGTTGCTGAGCCATGTGGTCTGTATATTAATACGTACGGAACTTCAAAAGTTGATCTTCACGATGGAGAAATTGCCAAGAAAGTTTCTGCTATTTTTGATTTAAGACCTTATGCTATTGAGCAGAATCTGAAATTAAGAAACCCGATCTATCAGGAAACGGCTTCTTACGGGCATATGGGTAAAGATCATTATGTTGCTGATAAAACTTTCAATAAAGGCCATAAAAATGAAATTACCTTGAAGGACCTCGAGTTCTTTACCTGGGAAAAGCTAGACAAAGTAGAAGAAATTAAGGCTGTTTTCGGAATTTAA
- a CDS encoding LysR family transcriptional regulator, which produces MNIQQLEYLIAVDKYKHFGKAAQACFITQPTLSAMIQKFEDELDVKVFDRTTHPIRTTDVGLQIIDQAKVIIESVNELKNKANLLNNILGGTINLGIIPTVSSFILPTEIFKFLEQNPKIQMNVKEMTTDNIIKALKAGELDAGIISTPYDTADEFYQDFLFNEELMIYSSNTEANKKNSYIIPEELNVEKVWLLEEGNCLRNQFENICHLKENTLKPKNLDFLASNIQTLVHMVDKVGGISILPELALSQLSEEQKKNVFRFKKPFPYREISIIYYKPTFKQKIIDELSHSIKNSLELKLNYHVSPKEFVSIKPQ; this is translated from the coding sequence ATGAACATTCAGCAACTGGAATATCTTATCGCTGTTGATAAGTATAAACATTTTGGTAAAGCAGCTCAGGCATGCTTCATTACTCAGCCTACTTTAAGTGCCATGATACAGAAATTTGAGGACGAACTGGATGTGAAGGTTTTCGACAGAACGACACACCCTATCCGCACCACAGATGTAGGTTTGCAGATCATTGATCAGGCCAAGGTGATCATAGAGTCTGTCAATGAGCTGAAAAATAAAGCCAACCTTTTGAATAACATTTTAGGAGGAACGATTAATTTGGGTATTATCCCAACCGTTTCCTCTTTTATTCTGCCGACTGAGATCTTTAAGTTCCTTGAACAAAATCCGAAGATCCAGATGAATGTAAAAGAAATGACGACAGATAATATTATTAAAGCATTAAAAGCAGGAGAGCTGGATGCCGGTATTATCTCAACGCCATATGATACGGCTGATGAATTTTACCAGGATTTCCTTTTCAATGAGGAATTGATGATCTATAGCTCTAATACAGAAGCTAATAAAAAGAATTCTTACATCATTCCGGAAGAGCTTAATGTAGAAAAAGTATGGTTGCTTGAAGAAGGAAATTGCCTGAGAAATCAATTTGAAAATATCTGTCATCTGAAAGAAAATACCTTAAAGCCTAAGAATCTTGATTTCCTGGCTTCCAATATTCAGACTTTGGTGCATATGGTTGATAAAGTAGGAGGAATCAGTATTCTGCCTGAACTGGCATTGAGCCAGCTTTCCGAAGAGCAGAAAAAGAATGTTTTCAGATTCAAGAAGCCTTTCCCTTACAGAGAGATCAGTATTATTTATTATAAGCCGACATTTAAACAGAAAATCATTGATGAATTGTCACATTCTATCAAAAATTCTCTGGAGCTTAAACTGAATTATCATGTAAGCCCAAAAGAATTTGTCAGCATAAAGCCTCAGTAA
- a CDS encoding catalase codes for MDSKKLTLSSGAPYFEHQDSQTVGPRGPVLLQDFVLQENLAHFVRERIPERIVHAKGSGAYGTFTVTHDISQYTKAKLFSKVGNSCRMFARFSTVGGEKGSADTARDPRGFALKFYTEDGNWDLVGNNTPVFFIKDAKKFPDFIHTQKRVPKTNLKSATMMWDFWSLNPESLHQVLILMSDRGTPHGYRHMHGFGSHTFSMINDKNERVWVKFHFKTKQGVKNFTDEDAVKMAGENPDFAQEDLCNAIENGDFPKWTMYIQVMTEEQAKDFRWNPFDVTKVWFHDDFPLIEVGEMELNEVPVNYFAHVEQSTFSPSNLINGISFSPDKMLQGRLFSYPDAHRYRVGVNAHQLEVNRCPFAVNNYQRDGFMADSSHYQDKPNYFPNSFDDTEADVSYKNYEYELDSAHVANYNRNDNDSDHYTQPGLLYTKAMSAEDRDHLIKNIIGSMKGITGPKKDEIINRQLCHFFRANIELGMKVASQLNVNIDTNMMNHSK; via the coding sequence ATGGATTCTAAAAAATTAACGTTAAGTAGCGGCGCACCTTATTTTGAACATCAGGATTCCCAGACGGTAGGTCCAAGAGGCCCGGTATTGCTGCAAGACTTTGTTCTTCAGGAGAACCTAGCCCATTTCGTTAGGGAAAGAATACCTGAAAGAATTGTGCACGCGAAAGGAAGCGGAGCGTACGGAACATTTACCGTAACGCATGATATCAGCCAATATACCAAGGCAAAATTATTCTCAAAAGTAGGAAACTCATGCAGAATGTTTGCGAGATTTTCTACAGTGGGAGGAGAAAAAGGAAGTGCGGATACGGCGAGAGACCCAAGAGGTTTTGCTTTAAAATTTTATACCGAAGACGGAAACTGGGATCTGGTTGGAAACAATACGCCAGTCTTCTTTATTAAAGACGCGAAAAAATTCCCGGACTTTATCCATACCCAAAAAAGAGTACCCAAAACCAACTTAAAAAGTGCCACCATGATGTGGGATTTCTGGAGCTTAAATCCCGAATCTCTTCATCAGGTACTTATTTTAATGTCAGACAGAGGAACTCCACATGGGTACAGACATATGCACGGTTTCGGATCTCATACTTTCTCGATGATCAATGATAAAAACGAAAGGGTATGGGTAAAATTCCATTTCAAAACGAAACAGGGTGTAAAAAACTTTACGGATGAAGATGCCGTAAAAATGGCAGGAGAGAATCCTGACTTCGCACAGGAAGATCTTTGTAATGCTATTGAAAATGGAGATTTTCCAAAATGGACAATGTATATCCAGGTAATGACCGAGGAGCAGGCAAAAGATTTCAGATGGAATCCTTTTGACGTGACCAAAGTATGGTTCCACGATGATTTCCCACTGATTGAAGTAGGGGAAATGGAACTTAATGAAGTTCCTGTAAATTACTTTGCGCACGTAGAACAATCTACCTTCTCACCTAGCAACCTTATAAACGGAATCAGCTTTTCACCTGACAAAATGCTTCAGGGAAGGCTGTTCTCTTATCCGGATGCTCACCGATACAGAGTTGGTGTGAATGCCCATCAGCTTGAGGTAAACAGATGTCCTTTTGCCGTCAATAATTACCAGAGAGACGGGTTCATGGCAGATTCAAGCCATTATCAGGACAAACCGAATTATTTCCCAAATAGTTTTGATGATACAGAGGCAGACGTATCTTACAAAAATTACGAATATGAGTTAGACAGTGCCCATGTTGCCAACTACAACAGAAACGATAATGACAGTGATCATTATACGCAACCGGGATTATTATATACAAAGGCAATGAGTGCAGAAGACAGGGATCATCTTATTAAAAATATTATCGGAAGCATGAAAGGCATCACGGGACCTAAAAAAGATGAGATTATCAACAGACAATTATGTCATTTTTTCCGCGCCAACATTGAGCTTGGCATGAAAGTGGCTTCTCAACTAAATGTCAATATTGATACAAATATGATGAATCACTCTAAATAA